In Arthrobacter citreus, a single genomic region encodes these proteins:
- a CDS encoding methyltransferase domain-containing protein — protein MAIFQLSSTNPDFSYIIAKNPGSGMSIKTIRKGNAFAWYSTEDTYNVYFKDADNEISYKEQAEEMFEYLNTTRYCSTLFPLNAINSFFSSTLKKLHEKDLGEYKHGVLINAIHVKYVSYLNYFQRHLNEFDLSFEELASRTYQLRIQTTSKTIHELLHYTTVLCVFLSIVSDEYIDFTDDVIRKYITSMQVIDAPYYIRYLFARNVLNSRKKFLAFKNELEKTSHYEIDFKFGNTAKQRQDWISEQLKFEDAILDIGCGEGAYAIPYSKKINEHDYFAIDIDPEIRERLKYKINNKEIENIAIYESLSHFLEFYDYDLNVDVLLTEVIEHMSVKDATKLVKSVLSKVNFDNFIITTPNAEFNGLYQLDGFRHDDHKWEMTKEEFVKWIDSILSNSKYSYTFSSVGDCVDGVSLSQAVVIKQQKVKEHQK, from the coding sequence ATGGCAATTTTTCAATTATCTTCAACTAACCCTGATTTTTCCTATATAATTGCAAAAAATCCCGGTTCTGGGATGAGTATAAAGACAATTAGAAAGGGAAACGCATTTGCATGGTATTCTACAGAAGATACATATAATGTGTACTTTAAAGATGCTGATAATGAAATTTCTTATAAAGAACAAGCAGAGGAAATGTTTGAATACTTAAATACGACAAGGTATTGTTCAACACTTTTCCCTTTAAATGCAATCAATTCATTTTTTTCTTCTACATTAAAAAAGCTTCATGAAAAAGATTTAGGGGAATATAAACATGGTGTATTGATTAACGCTATACATGTAAAGTATGTTAGTTACTTAAACTACTTTCAGAGACATTTAAACGAATTTGATTTAAGCTTTGAAGAACTAGCTAGTAGAACATACCAATTACGTATTCAAACAACATCAAAAACAATTCATGAACTACTTCACTATACAACAGTGCTATGTGTATTTTTAAGTATCGTTTCAGATGAATATATCGATTTTACTGATGATGTGATCAGAAAATATATAACTAGTATGCAAGTTATTGATGCACCTTACTATATACGTTATTTATTTGCTAGAAATGTGTTAAATAGCCGTAAAAAGTTTCTTGCATTTAAAAATGAACTTGAAAAAACAAGTCATTATGAAATTGATTTTAAATTTGGTAATACAGCAAAGCAACGCCAGGACTGGATTTCTGAACAGTTAAAGTTTGAAGATGCGATACTTGATATCGGTTGTGGTGAAGGAGCGTATGCAATTCCGTATAGTAAAAAAATCAATGAGCACGATTATTTCGCAATTGATATCGATCCTGAAATTAGGGAGAGATTGAAATATAAAATAAATAATAAAGAGATTGAAAATATTGCAATCTATGAATCTCTATCTCATTTTCTAGAATTTTACGATTACGATTTAAATGTTGATGTATTACTAACGGAAGTTATTGAACATATGAGCGTTAAGGACGCTACAAAATTAGTAAAGAGCGTACTATCTAAAGTTAATTTTGATAATTTCATCATAACGACTCCAAATGCAGAATTTAATGGTCTTTACCAATTAGATGGATTTAGACATGATGATCATAAATGGGAAATGACAAAAGAAGAGTTTGTTAAGTGGATTGATTCAATCTTAAGTAATTCAAAATACTCTTATACATTTTCTAGTGTAGGGGATTGCGTGGATGGAGTTTCACTTTCTCAGGCAGTTGTTATAAAGCAGCAAAAAGTAAAGGAGCATCAAAAATGA
- a CDS encoding 6,7-dimethyl-8-ribityllumazine synthase — MKFEGNLVGSGLKVAVIVGRFNEFITSKLLGGAQDALVRHGVEESDVDVIWVPGAFEIPLIAKKLADSKKYDAIITLGTVIRGSTTHYDYVCNEVAKGVAAITLQTGVPVIFGVLTTENIEQAIERAGTKAGNKGWDAGISAIEMANLLRAIN, encoded by the coding sequence ATGAAATTTGAAGGAAATTTAGTAGGATCTGGACTTAAAGTTGCGGTAATAGTAGGACGTTTTAATGAATTTATTACATCTAAATTACTTGGTGGTGCACAAGATGCATTAGTCCGTCATGGAGTAGAAGAATCAGACGTTGATGTTATTTGGGTGCCAGGAGCATTTGAAATTCCATTAATTGCAAAGAAATTAGCAGATTCAAAAAAATATGATGCAATCATCACACTTGGAACAGTTATTCGTGGGTCAACTACTCACTATGATTACGTATGTAACGAGGTAGCAAAAGGTGTTGCTGCCATTACACTACAAACTGGAGTACCTGTCATTTTTGGCGTATTAACAACTGAAAATATTGAACAAGCGATTGAAAGAGCGGGAACGAAAGCTGGTAATAAGGGCTGGGATGCTGGTATTTCTGCAATTGAGATGGCAAATTTATTAAGAGCTATTAACTAA